The Chitinophagales bacterium genome has a window encoding:
- a CDS encoding Crp/Fnr family transcriptional regulator yields the protein MHSVPAGSTILDYGQTIRQIPIIIEGSVKVLREDDEGHELLLYYVNANESCAMTFTCCMEHSISEIKAVAEDDVTFMAVPVSVMDSWLVKYPSWKNFVMRTIRVRFNELLNTIDQIAFQKLDDRLVNYLKEKVKATGSSLLNLSHQEIANELASSRVVISRLLKKLENDNKLLLYRNQIKILKDM from the coding sequence ATGCATTCCGTACCTGCAGGGAGCACTATCCTGGACTATGGACAAACCATCAGGCAGATACCAATTATCATTGAGGGTTCTGTGAAAGTGTTGAGGGAAGACGACGAAGGACATGAACTTTTGCTTTATTACGTGAACGCTAACGAAAGCTGTGCCATGACCTTTACCTGCTGTATGGAGCACAGCATCAGCGAGATAAAAGCCGTTGCCGAAGACGATGTGACCTTTATGGCTGTACCTGTATCTGTAATGGATAGTTGGCTGGTTAAATACCCATCGTGGAAGAATTTTGTGATGCGCACTATACGCGTACGCTTCAATGAACTACTTAATACTATCGACCAGATCGCCTTCCAGAAGCTGGACGACAGATTAGTGAATTACCTGAAAGAAAAGGTAAAAGCCACAGGCTCCAGCCTGCTCAACCTGTCGCACCAGGAAATAGCCAACGAACTGGCCAGCAGTAGGGTGGTTATATCCCGCCTGCTGAAAAAACTGGAAAATGACAATAAATTACTCCTCTACCGTAACCAGATAAAGATACTGAAGGATATGTAA
- a CDS encoding response regulator transcription factor, with protein MKTKILYVEDEKFLAKIVKETLELKNYEVLHLTEGTRIDEYLERFNPDICILDVMLPNKDGFSIGSYIHQHYPHLPVIFLTAKTQTADIIKGFASGGTDYLKKPFSMEELMVRIENQLRIKGIHTGTTDTIDEEIILGHTKFYPALYELHKNGSVIKLSNRESQVLGQLSAHRNKTIERKQLLNAVWGDDSFFNSRNLDVYIRKLRGHLKDEDAVEIITLKGIGYRFVVK; from the coding sequence ATGAAAACGAAGATATTATATGTAGAAGACGAAAAGTTCCTGGCAAAAATTGTAAAGGAAACACTTGAGCTTAAGAACTACGAAGTATTACACCTTACAGAAGGCACCCGTATTGATGAATACCTCGAGCGTTTTAATCCTGACATTTGCATACTGGATGTGATGCTCCCTAACAAAGACGGCTTTTCAATAGGCAGCTACATTCACCAACATTACCCGCACTTGCCTGTTATCTTCCTGACGGCCAAAACCCAAACCGCCGATATTATCAAAGGGTTTGCCTCGGGGGGAACGGACTATCTGAAAAAGCCGTTCAGCATGGAAGAACTGATGGTACGTATAGAAAATCAATTGAGAATAAAAGGTATCCACACCGGTACTACCGACACAATAGATGAAGAAATAATACTGGGGCATACAAAATTCTATCCTGCATTATACGAACTGCATAAAAATGGTTCGGTTATCAAACTATCCAACAGAGAGTCTCAGGTACTGGGACAATTATCAGCACACCGTAACAAAACCATTGAACGAAAACAACTCCTCAATGCCGTTTGGGGCGATGATTCCTTTTTCAACAGCCGCAACCTGGACGTATATATACGCAAGCTTCGTGGTCATTTAAAAGACGAGGATGCCGTGGAGATCATCACACTCAAAGGTATTGGCTACCGTTTCGTGGTCAAATAA
- a CDS encoding GLPGLI family protein, with product MRQFILLFTVLLAATAQAQQSGTITYEERIELNIELEGEMAQFAAMLPKERKHDKLLYFTKSASLYKNGEQPKEDNASMNNNGMQINFNVTEPDNMLYKDLKEGTTTEQKEFMGREFLINGSMKKYTWKMTGKQKEIAGYPCQEATTIREEDTVTAWFTPAIPISTGPGTLGNLPGMILEAHIGNMLHITTKKIELGEVDKSLLSKPKNGKKVTAEKFDEIVAEKTKDMKEQYGDAGGARIMIRSEVH from the coding sequence ATGAGACAATTCATCTTATTATTTACAGTATTGTTGGCTGCTACAGCACAGGCTCAGCAAAGTGGTACCATTACCTACGAAGAACGTATAGAACTGAACATAGAACTGGAGGGCGAAATGGCACAGTTTGCAGCTATGCTTCCCAAAGAGCGGAAGCACGATAAGCTACTCTATTTTACAAAAAGCGCATCGTTGTATAAGAACGGGGAGCAGCCAAAAGAAGATAATGCCAGCATGAACAACAACGGCATGCAGATCAATTTTAATGTTACAGAGCCGGATAACATGCTGTATAAAGACCTTAAAGAAGGAACAACCACAGAGCAAAAAGAATTCATGGGCAGGGAATTTCTCATCAATGGGAGCATGAAAAAATATACCTGGAAAATGACTGGGAAACAAAAAGAGATCGCGGGTTACCCTTGCCAGGAAGCTACAACTATACGGGAGGAAGATACGGTTACAGCATGGTTCACTCCTGCTATACCTATATCTACAGGGCCGGGTACCCTGGGCAATTTACCGGGGATGATACTGGAAGCTCACATAGGTAACATGCTGCACATTACTACAAAGAAGATCGAATTAGGAGAGGTAGACAAGTCGTTGTTGTCTAAACCTAAGAACGGTAAGAAAGTAACTGCTGAAAAATTTGATGAGATAGTTGCGGAAAAAACGAAAGATATGAAAGAACAATACGGCGATGCGGGAGGGGCTCGTATCATGATCCGCAGCGAAGTACACTAA
- a CDS encoding outer membrane beta-barrel protein: MFRQFLLFVSAILLTLGTTAQTQNLKGIVMDGQGKPMKFATVSLLNPDDSTLMFFGISNESGIFEIKNTSKGSYLLQAAMLGYKTYYRKIQQPVANSDLGPIILDQFDVQQMKGVEITAERIPLLIKKDTVEYDAAAFKTKPDANTEDLLKKMPGIEVDRAGNIKAQGESVNKVFVDGKEFFGNDPKVATRNLPADAIKKVQVFDKKSDMTEFTGVDDGSRERTINLMLKDGKKQGYFGDVTAGGGTDSRYKAAGKLYRFRPESQFAVLGMTNNINRSGFSFSDYLNFSGGLQSLMSGGGGSINLELNANDNLPVDFGQPLTGLVTSGAAGVNYSYQLAKNRSMSISYLGNGANKKLNENSWSKNYTSEQEYITNGTNDQVTDNFAHRLNLNVRNDMDSFTQLTFSAGGELSDNRFNSIDTSASKVADVLVNTQTGTTYQTTHSISSKGSASLTHRSHTGKTVWNLSGNADYKKNATDNEWENLTAFLGQGQNISSNFFRNDKVYTYSYSAKGSWSRALGKGYFIEPRVEGGSNVGSMQRSQGLPPAETNVIDSLSPDFNTSYTYLRPGIHFKKGTAKVQYNAALCYEQGWLNQTLNNSALPVRTMGYVLPSFSWRNEYATAKHISFSYNTAVQAPTYNQLLSVPSFSGPLNTSTGNSALRPEYSHSARIGWMLYDQFSFTSLFVNLNGTYTHDKINRSVTVANNLAQYNSLVNVADDYTAGGGVQFGRPVSKLGIKLNTGFNERFNRGITLVNSVQNITTSFQHEFRLGISNKKKEHWDAELGGNVSLTDTKYALQRSLNNVYYNTGGYFEISYRPDDHWYFMLAADVTRYNARSFNEAVTIPLVRSEVSWYFLKGNRGVLTLDGFDLLKGNKGLQRISQQNYIGEVRSNIIGQYFMLSFKYRLNKVAKKSANVFDDIDIRIH; the protein is encoded by the coding sequence ATGTTTAGACAATTCTTACTGTTTGTATCTGCAATATTGCTGACGTTGGGTACAACTGCCCAAACGCAGAATCTGAAAGGGATAGTCATGGATGGTCAGGGTAAGCCTATGAAATTTGCAACGGTCTCGTTGCTGAACCCGGATGATTCAACACTGATGTTTTTTGGCATCAGTAATGAATCGGGAATATTTGAAATAAAGAATACCTCTAAAGGGAGCTACCTGTTGCAGGCGGCTATGCTGGGATATAAAACCTATTACAGGAAAATTCAACAACCGGTTGCCAACAGCGACCTGGGACCGATAATACTTGACCAGTTCGATGTGCAACAGATGAAAGGTGTAGAGATAACCGCAGAGAGGATACCCTTGTTAATAAAAAAAGATACCGTTGAGTATGACGCTGCGGCATTCAAAACCAAACCGGATGCTAATACGGAAGACCTGCTGAAGAAGATGCCGGGTATTGAAGTAGACAGGGCAGGTAATATAAAAGCACAGGGTGAGAGTGTGAATAAAGTATTTGTAGATGGTAAAGAGTTTTTTGGTAATGACCCTAAGGTGGCTACACGCAATCTGCCTGCTGATGCTATCAAAAAAGTACAGGTGTTCGACAAAAAGTCTGATATGACTGAGTTTACGGGTGTTGACGACGGCAGCCGTGAACGTACTATCAACCTGATGCTGAAAGACGGTAAGAAACAAGGCTACTTTGGCGATGTGACCGCCGGAGGTGGTACGGACAGTCGGTACAAAGCAGCAGGTAAACTATATCGTTTCCGGCCCGAAAGCCAGTTTGCTGTTTTGGGTATGACCAACAATATCAATCGTTCAGGGTTCAGTTTCAGCGACTATCTTAACTTCAGTGGAGGATTGCAGAGTCTGATGAGCGGAGGTGGAGGTAGCATCAACCTGGAGTTAAATGCCAATGACAACCTGCCGGTCGATTTCGGTCAGCCTTTAACAGGCCTTGTTACATCAGGTGCGGCGGGTGTCAATTACAGTTACCAACTGGCGAAGAACAGGAGCATGAGTATAAGTTACCTGGGCAATGGCGCAAACAAGAAACTAAATGAGAATAGCTGGTCGAAAAACTATACGTCGGAGCAGGAATATATTACTAATGGTACTAACGACCAGGTAACTGATAATTTTGCACATCGTCTGAACCTTAATGTCCGCAATGATATGGACTCCTTCACGCAGTTGACATTTTCAGCAGGTGGCGAGTTGTCTGACAACAGGTTTAACAGCATAGATACATCCGCTTCAAAAGTGGCAGATGTGCTGGTTAATACACAAACAGGAACCACATATCAAACAACACATTCAATAAGCAGCAAAGGAAGTGCTTCACTCACACACAGGTCGCATACAGGGAAGACTGTCTGGAACCTTAGCGGAAATGCAGATTACAAAAAGAATGCTACAGATAATGAATGGGAAAACCTGACTGCTTTCTTAGGGCAGGGACAGAACATCAGCAGCAACTTTTTCCGTAACGATAAGGTTTATACCTACAGTTATTCAGCAAAAGGTTCCTGGTCGCGTGCACTAGGTAAGGGGTATTTCATTGAGCCGCGCGTAGAAGGTGGCAGCAATGTGGGTAGCATGCAGCGTTCACAAGGATTACCTCCCGCCGAAACAAATGTGATAGACTCGCTTAGTCCTGATTTTAATACGAGCTATACCTATCTGCGCCCCGGTATACATTTCAAAAAAGGAACTGCAAAAGTGCAATACAACGCAGCATTGTGTTATGAACAAGGCTGGCTGAATCAAACACTGAACAATAGTGCTTTGCCCGTAAGAACTATGGGTTATGTTCTTCCTTCCTTTTCCTGGCGTAACGAGTATGCTACAGCAAAGCATATAAGCTTCAGCTACAACACGGCCGTGCAAGCGCCTACGTACAACCAATTGCTCTCAGTGCCTTCTTTCTCAGGTCCTTTGAATACTTCAACAGGAAATTCTGCATTGAGACCGGAGTACAGTCATTCAGCCCGCATAGGCTGGATGTTGTACGACCAGTTCAGCTTCACCAGTCTGTTCGTCAACCTGAATGGTACATATACGCACGATAAGATAAACCGTTCTGTTACTGTAGCTAATAACCTGGCACAATACAACTCACTGGTGAATGTAGCGGATGATTATACTGCTGGTGGAGGTGTACAGTTTGGCAGGCCGGTAAGTAAACTGGGTATTAAACTGAATACAGGCTTCAACGAGCGTTTTAACCGTGGTATAACGTTAGTCAATAGTGTGCAGAATATCACCACATCATTCCAACACGAATTCAGGCTCGGCATCAGCAACAAGAAAAAAGAACATTGGGATGCTGAACTGGGGGGTAATGTTAGCCTTACAGACACAAAATATGCTCTGCAACGGTCATTGAACAATGTGTATTATAACACCGGTGGGTATTTTGAAATAAGTTACCGTCCTGATGATCACTGGTATTTTATGCTGGCTGCCGATGTGACAAGATACAATGCCCGCAGCTTCAATGAGGCTGTTACCATACCGCTGGTACGTTCTGAAGTATCCTGGTATTTCCTGAAGGGGAATCGCGGGGTACTTACATTAGACGGGTTCGACCTGTTGAAAGGCAATAAAGGTCTGCAGCGGATCAGCCAACAGAACTACATCGGAGAGGTGCGTTCCAATATCATAGGACAGTATTTCATGCTTAGCTTTAAATACAGGCTCAATAAGGTGGCTAAAAAGTCAGCCAATGTGTTTGATGATATAGATATCAGGATACATTAA
- a CDS encoding patatin-like phospholipase family protein: MLTSAQIPANPLERIALSCSGGGYRAASFHLGSMSYLHRIQYKGKPLLENVKTISTVSGGTITGVVYALQKQQGKSFEEIYHFLADKLNDLDLVKAGIEQLNPDAQWATPTKHKNLINAFAELYDKEFAQGATLAEFNTMKSHLEYVVFNSTEFQNAINFRFRNAGKGYTGNHEIQVPHELSQEIKLGDVIASSACFPGGFEPMVWPHDYVHANSPELKKFAATATPVGVMDGGIYDNQGIESILNYRRNDELPYYDLVIISDVASPYMESYKPFVPKEKKGTRSLTLKGLKEKTNGISSKINIGLICAALVFGALPILNGYSNSMWTGVSIGISMMMIVLLVVKSFVTGRLNKEVNSFTSSFTQNIPEFYRQKLGLLKIEEISVHRAEPLLHDRLNSLITLLMDVFLKVVRRLNYYKLYEDDRYTYRRISNLIKEMTKMDFDIKLKRRAEDNQNNAMKENSVFSGDYDTVVGSKINDVAEEASGFGTTLWFKEDEQLNEMLNKLIATGQFTMCYNMLEYLEKVKFEENSGFDQLPETTQQDLNNLYVQCLADWHRFKDDPMFMVTEMANVKNA; the protein is encoded by the coding sequence ATGCTGACTTCTGCACAAATACCGGCGAATCCCTTAGAGAGAATTGCACTTAGTTGCTCAGGCGGCGGATACCGTGCCGCCAGTTTTCACCTGGGTTCTATGTCGTACCTACATAGGATACAATACAAGGGCAAGCCCTTACTGGAAAATGTAAAGACCATATCCACCGTATCGGGCGGAACGATAACAGGTGTGGTGTATGCCCTGCAAAAGCAACAGGGAAAATCATTTGAAGAGATATATCATTTTCTTGCAGACAAGCTGAATGACCTGGACCTTGTAAAAGCCGGTATAGAACAACTGAATCCTGATGCGCAGTGGGCAACACCCACCAAGCATAAAAACCTGATCAATGCTTTTGCCGAGTTGTATGACAAAGAGTTTGCACAGGGTGCTACGCTGGCAGAGTTCAACACGATGAAGTCGCACCTGGAATATGTAGTGTTCAACAGTACAGAGTTTCAGAATGCCATCAATTTCAGGTTCCGGAATGCCGGTAAAGGTTACACGGGCAACCACGAGATACAGGTGCCGCACGAGTTATCGCAGGAAATAAAGCTGGGCGATGTAATAGCATCCTCTGCCTGTTTCCCGGGAGGTTTTGAACCAATGGTGTGGCCGCATGATTACGTGCATGCCAACTCGCCCGAACTGAAAAAATTTGCTGCAACGGCTACCCCAGTTGGTGTAATGGACGGCGGTATATATGACAACCAGGGCATTGAGAGCATTTTGAACTATCGAAGAAATGATGAGCTGCCTTATTACGACCTTGTTATCATATCTGATGTGGCATCGCCCTATATGGAAAGCTACAAACCATTTGTGCCGAAAGAGAAAAAGGGTACACGCAGCCTTACGCTGAAAGGACTGAAGGAAAAGACAAACGGTATCAGCTCTAAAATAAATATTGGTTTGATATGCGCTGCGTTAGTCTTTGGTGCACTGCCAATATTGAATGGTTATTCTAACAGTATGTGGACCGGTGTATCAATAGGCATATCTATGATGATGATCGTTTTGCTGGTTGTAAAGAGTTTCGTTACAGGCAGGTTGAACAAAGAAGTAAACAGTTTTACATCTTCCTTCACACAGAACATACCTGAGTTCTACCGGCAGAAACTAGGCTTGCTGAAAATAGAAGAGATATCGGTACACCGCGCTGAGCCGCTGCTGCATGACAGGCTCAATTCACTGATAACATTACTGATGGACGTGTTCCTGAAAGTGGTACGCAGGCTGAATTACTACAAACTGTACGAGGATGACCGCTATACCTATCGCAGGATATCGAACCTGATAAAAGAAATGACGAAAATGGATTTCGACATAAAGCTGAAACGCAGGGCAGAAGACAACCAGAACAATGCGATGAAAGAGAACAGCGTTTTTTCAGGCGACTATGACACCGTAGTGGGCAGCAAGATAAATGATGTGGCAGAAGAAGCCTCGGGTTTCGGCACTACCCTGTGGTTCAAAGAAGATGAGCAACTGAATGAAATGCTGAACAAGCTGATAGCCACAGGCCAGTTTACCATGTGTTATAATATGCTGGAATATTTAGAGAAGGTGAAATTTGAAGAGAACAGCGGTTTCGACCAATTACCAGAAACGACACAACAAGACCTGAATAACCTCTACGTTCAATGCCTGGCTGACTGGCACAGATTTAAAGATGACCCTATGTTTATGGTAACCGAAATGGCAAACGTTAAAAACGCCTGA